In Brevibacillus brevis NBRC 100599, a single genomic region encodes these proteins:
- a CDS encoding glycerol-3-phosphate responsive antiterminator encodes MANQINQVILPAARTLKEFDELMESSYERIILLNAHVAQVKPLGKRARAFGKKLLIHADLIDGLKSDEYAMEFLAQEAQPEGIITTRNSAVLAAKKKGLISIQRLFLIDTMALDSSLTQLERTKPDYVEVLPGIIPHLIEEITVRTKIPVIAGGFIRTMEDVDRAILAGATSVTTSRKELWTKL; translated from the coding sequence TTGGCAAACCAGATCAATCAAGTCATACTTCCTGCAGCCCGGACATTAAAAGAATTTGATGAACTCATGGAAAGCAGCTACGAGCGCATTATTTTGCTGAATGCTCATGTAGCGCAAGTAAAGCCACTGGGGAAACGGGCCAGAGCGTTTGGGAAAAAACTGCTGATCCATGCTGATCTCATAGACGGCTTGAAGTCTGATGAATATGCGATGGAGTTTCTTGCGCAAGAAGCACAGCCCGAAGGAATCATCACCACACGGAACAGTGCCGTTCTTGCTGCCAAGAAAAAAGGACTCATTTCGATCCAACGACTTTTTCTCATTGATACGATGGCATTAGATAGCAGCCTTACCCAGCTGGAGAGAACCAAGCCGGATTACGTCGAGGTTTTGCCAGGAATCATTCCCCATCTGATCGAAGAAATCACTGTACGAACCAAGATTCCGGTTATCGCTGGAGGCTTTATTCGTACAATGGAAGATGTTGATCGCGCTATTCTTGCAGGTGCGACATCTGTAACCACTTCTCGCAAAGAGCTGTGGACGAAATTATAA
- a CDS encoding glycerol-3-phosphate dehydrogenase/oxidase, whose amino-acid sequence MNDQHALSSSQRQACLDKMANKQLDLLVIGGGVTGAGIALDAAARGLSVGLVEKQDFAAGTSSRSTKLVHGGLRYLKQGDVQLVREVGRERAILYRNAPHIVIPEKMILPIVKNGTYGKLATSVGLYVYDVLAGVERKERRIMLNKQKTVEAEPLLRRDILKGGGLYFEYRTDDARLTVEVMKTASAHGALCVNYTEAIGFIYENGKVIGIRVKDLLTGTEYNLHAKKIVNAAGPWVDQLREKDHSLYGKRLHLTKGVHLVVPYNRLPLKQAVYFDVSDGRMLFAIPRNNSTYIGTTDTNYKGVLERPTVTREDMEYVLNAANEMFPSVKLTEQDVSSSWAGLRPLIHEDGKSPSELSRKDEIFYSKSGLITIAGGKLTGFRKMAERIVDVVVKQLTEEEGRAFKACQTDKIVLAGGKFESAAKIPVFVKAQAERLRQWGITEEQIRVLVGKYGSNSEQIVTMCQEILTQNAQNVSPIEALLKAELRYAVEEEMVMTMSDFLIRRSGRLFFERDTLEPVYRMVGEELAQELQWSDERKEHEIKAFEEEYHLAKTFQ is encoded by the coding sequence ATGAACGATCAACATGCACTATCATCAAGTCAACGCCAGGCTTGTCTGGATAAAATGGCAAACAAACAACTCGATCTTTTGGTAATTGGCGGTGGGGTGACGGGAGCAGGTATTGCCCTCGACGCAGCCGCGAGAGGTCTGAGCGTTGGACTCGTAGAAAAACAGGACTTCGCTGCGGGCACCAGCAGTCGCTCTACCAAGCTCGTTCATGGAGGATTGCGCTATTTGAAGCAGGGCGATGTGCAGCTGGTGCGGGAAGTAGGCCGGGAGCGAGCTATTTTGTATCGCAATGCGCCACATATCGTCATCCCGGAAAAAATGATTTTGCCTATCGTGAAAAATGGCACCTATGGCAAGCTGGCAACCTCTGTTGGTTTGTACGTGTACGATGTGCTGGCTGGAGTCGAAAGAAAAGAACGACGCATCATGCTGAACAAACAGAAAACCGTGGAGGCAGAACCGCTTTTGCGCCGCGATATTCTCAAGGGCGGCGGGCTCTATTTCGAATATCGGACAGATGATGCTAGGCTTACCGTTGAAGTCATGAAAACAGCAAGCGCGCATGGAGCGCTCTGCGTGAACTACACGGAAGCCATTGGCTTTATTTATGAAAACGGCAAAGTCATCGGGATTCGCGTGAAGGATTTGCTTACGGGTACGGAGTACAATCTCCATGCCAAAAAAATCGTCAACGCAGCAGGACCTTGGGTGGATCAGCTTCGAGAAAAAGACCACTCCCTGTACGGCAAGCGCCTCCACCTGACCAAAGGTGTCCATCTGGTCGTGCCATATAACAGACTTCCATTGAAGCAGGCCGTTTATTTCGATGTATCCGATGGGCGCATGCTGTTTGCCATTCCGCGCAATAACAGTACGTATATCGGTACCACTGACACGAATTACAAAGGTGTGCTGGAGCGGCCAACGGTGACGAGAGAAGACATGGAGTATGTGTTGAATGCCGCGAACGAGATGTTCCCTTCTGTGAAACTGACGGAACAGGATGTCAGCTCGAGCTGGGCAGGACTCAGACCGCTGATCCACGAAGATGGCAAGTCTCCATCCGAATTGTCACGCAAGGACGAGATTTTTTATTCCAAGAGCGGGCTGATTACGATCGCAGGTGGAAAATTGACGGGCTTCCGCAAGATGGCCGAGCGCATTGTCGATGTGGTGGTCAAGCAGTTGACCGAAGAAGAAGGCAGAGCATTTAAAGCTTGCCAGACAGACAAAATCGTCCTCGCTGGCGGAAAATTTGAATCTGCGGCCAAGATTCCTGTATTTGTGAAAGCACAAGCAGAGCGACTTCGCCAATGGGGAATCACCGAGGAACAAATCCGCGTTCTGGTTGGGAAATATGGAAGCAACAGTGAGCAAATCGTAACCATGTGCCAGGAGATTTTGACACAAAATGCTCAAAATGTGTCTCCAATCGAAGCCCTGTTGAAAGCAGAACTGCGCTACGCTGTAGAAGAAGAAATGGTCATGACCATGAGCGATTTTCTCATTCGTCGCAGTGGCAGACTATTCTTCGAGAGGGATACACTGGAGCCTGTGTATCGAATGGTGGGAGAAGAGCTCGCTCAAGAGCTGCAATGGTCGGATGAAAGGAAAGAACATGAAATAAAAGCGTTTGAAGAGGAATATCATCTTGCGAAAACATTTCAATAG
- the glpK gene encoding glycerol kinase GlpK, which yields MENKYMLSLDQGTTSSRAILFDKSGAIIGVAQKEFTQIYPKPGWVEHNAEEIWESQLEVLKAVLLENHVKPEEIAGIGITNQRETTVVWDKHTGKPIHHAIVWQSRQSIDICNQLKEQGFEQTVREKTGLLIDAYFSGTKVKWLLDHVEGARERAEKGDLLFGTIDTWLIWKLTNGLVHVTDYSNASRTLMFNIHSLEWDDELLNMLQIPKSMLPAVRPSSEMYGYTDEKLFEFQIPIAGIAGDQQAALFGQACFAEGQAKNTYGTGCFMLMNTGEKAVASKNGLLTTIAWGVDGKVEYALEGSIFVAGAAIQWLRDGLKLIEKSSDSEKHALAVDTTDGVYMVPAFVGLGAPYWDMEARGAIFGLTRGTTEDHLIRAALESLAYQTRDVLEAMEADSGIRLQKLAVDGGAVANNFLMQFQSDILNTEVERPRVNETTALGAAYLAGLAVGYWGSKEDIVNNKVVERSFSPDMADEVRQGLYAGWKQAVTATMGYKIRH from the coding sequence ATGGAAAATAAATATATGCTTTCCCTCGATCAAGGAACCACGAGCTCTCGCGCTATTTTATTCGATAAATCAGGTGCCATTATCGGAGTTGCTCAGAAGGAGTTCACACAAATCTATCCGAAGCCAGGTTGGGTGGAGCACAATGCCGAGGAAATCTGGGAATCACAGCTAGAGGTTTTGAAAGCGGTTTTACTGGAGAATCATGTGAAACCGGAAGAAATCGCAGGAATCGGGATTACCAATCAGCGGGAAACCACTGTGGTATGGGATAAGCACACAGGAAAGCCGATCCACCATGCGATTGTATGGCAAAGCAGACAGTCCATCGATATTTGCAACCAGTTGAAGGAGCAAGGCTTTGAGCAAACCGTTCGCGAAAAGACGGGATTGTTGATTGACGCCTATTTTTCTGGCACAAAGGTAAAATGGCTGCTCGATCATGTGGAGGGAGCACGGGAGCGAGCTGAGAAAGGCGACCTCTTGTTTGGAACCATTGATACGTGGCTGATTTGGAAGCTGACCAATGGTCTGGTGCATGTGACCGACTATTCCAATGCTTCGCGCACGTTGATGTTTAATATTCATTCCCTGGAGTGGGACGACGAGCTGTTGAACATGCTGCAAATTCCGAAAAGCATGCTGCCAGCTGTCCGTCCTTCCAGCGAAATGTACGGCTACACAGACGAGAAGCTCTTCGAATTCCAGATTCCGATTGCCGGGATTGCCGGAGACCAGCAGGCGGCTTTGTTTGGGCAGGCGTGCTTTGCGGAAGGGCAGGCAAAAAACACATACGGAACAGGTTGCTTCATGCTGATGAATACCGGAGAAAAGGCAGTGGCATCCAAAAACGGGCTGTTGACGACCATTGCTTGGGGCGTGGATGGCAAGGTAGAGTACGCCCTGGAAGGCAGTATTTTTGTGGCTGGTGCGGCGATTCAATGGCTGCGTGACGGACTCAAGCTGATCGAAAAATCCTCGGATTCAGAAAAACACGCACTCGCTGTTGACACCACAGATGGTGTTTATATGGTTCCAGCCTTTGTTGGACTGGGAGCACCGTATTGGGACATGGAAGCAAGAGGCGCGATCTTTGGCTTGACCCGTGGAACGACGGAAGACCATTTGATTCGGGCAGCGCTGGAGTCTTTGGCTTATCAGACACGGGATGTGCTTGAAGCGATGGAGGCTGACTCCGGTATCCGGCTGCAAAAGCTGGCGGTAGACGGTGGAGCCGTGGCGAATAACTTTTTGATGCAGTTCCAGTCCGATATCCTGAATACAGAGGTAGAGCGTCCGCGTGTGAATGAAACGACCGCACTGGGAGCAGCTTACCTGGCTGGGCTTGCCGTCGGGTATTGGGGCAGTAAGGAAGATATTGTAAATAATAAAGTGGTGGAGCGCTCCTTCTCACCAGATATGGCAGACGAAGTGCGCCAGGGGCTGTACGCAGGTTGGAAGCAAGCGGTTACGGCAACGATGGGTTACAAGATTAGGCATTGA
- a CDS encoding MIP/aquaporin family protein, with product MSIYVGELIGTMILIILGAGVCAGQNLKKAYSQNGGWIVITLGWGLAVACGAYAVGSISGAHLNPALTIALASIGQFPWEHVPGYIAAQLIGAFMGATFVWIFYYPHWRETNDAGAKLGVFATGPAIPHTVANLFSEILGTFFLVLGLLAIGANKFAEGLNPFIVGFLIVAIGLSLGGTTGYAINPARDLGPRLAHALLPIHGKGKSNWRYAWIPVVGPIIGAVSGAFFYKWTFTDHSLTGVIALAAFMVIAIVVGMTTKKSIGSKERIASESARS from the coding sequence ATGTCTATTTATGTAGGGGAATTGATCGGGACAATGATCTTGATCATTTTGGGGGCAGGTGTTTGCGCCGGACAGAACTTGAAAAAGGCGTATTCCCAAAACGGCGGTTGGATTGTGATTACGCTGGGCTGGGGGTTGGCAGTTGCGTGCGGAGCGTATGCGGTAGGAAGCATTAGCGGAGCGCATTTGAATCCGGCACTTACCATTGCACTGGCCAGCATCGGTCAATTTCCGTGGGAGCATGTGCCGGGCTATATAGCGGCTCAACTGATTGGGGCATTTATGGGCGCGACGTTTGTCTGGATCTTTTATTACCCGCATTGGCGTGAGACGAATGATGCAGGAGCCAAATTGGGGGTATTTGCAACAGGTCCCGCGATTCCTCATACAGTCGCCAATCTCTTCAGCGAAATTTTAGGTACGTTTTTCTTAGTGCTCGGTCTACTGGCGATCGGAGCGAATAAATTTGCAGAAGGACTCAATCCGTTTATCGTTGGCTTCCTGATTGTCGCAATCGGTTTGTCTCTTGGTGGTACTACCGGCTATGCGATCAATCCAGCCCGTGACCTTGGCCCTCGCCTCGCCCATGCTCTCTTGCCCATCCACGGCAAAGGAAAGTCCAACTGGCGCTACGCATGGATTCCTGTTGTTGGACCTATCATTGGAGCAGTAAGTGGAGCGTTTTTTTACAAATGGACGTTTACAGACCATTCGCTGACAGGTGTAATAGCATTAGCGGCTTTCATGGTGATTGCCATCGTGGTCGGCATGACAACCAAAAAATCAATCGGCAGCAAGGAGCGAATCGCATCCGAAAGTGCGCGTTCCTAG
- a CDS encoding YvaD family protein, with translation MSEKNVRTMLVFFWVTDVAFVAYWLITFLELLPVEYLYQDYYDPHLLAWNLSFFPLDIFISITGFASLYAFRRGRYIWKPLAMLSLVLTSCSGLQAIAFWAFKADFDWSWWIPNLYLLIYPLFFLPGLMRELAKVKERDS, from the coding sequence ATGAGTGAGAAAAATGTGAGGACCATGCTCGTGTTCTTCTGGGTCACCGATGTGGCTTTTGTCGCATACTGGCTCATTACATTTTTGGAGCTTCTCCCCGTGGAATATCTGTATCAGGATTACTACGATCCCCATTTGCTCGCATGGAACCTGTCCTTTTTTCCATTGGATATCTTCATTTCCATCACAGGCTTTGCCAGTCTGTACGCCTTTCGCAGAGGGCGGTACATCTGGAAGCCGCTCGCCATGCTGTCACTTGTTTTGACGTCCTGCTCGGGTTTGCAGGCAATTGCTTTTTGGGCGTTCAAGGCAGATTTTGATTGGTCCTGGTGGATTCCGAACCTGTACCTGCTGATTTACCCGTTATTCTTTTTGCCGGGCTTGATGCGAGAACTGGCAAAAGTGAAGGAAAGGGATTCTTGA
- a CDS encoding DMT family transporter encodes MSWVYLLMAILLEVAGTTSMKLSDGLSKPVPSVMMFIFYILCFSSLSLALKEMEVGTAYAIWSGLGTAIIAVIGVVIFKDAFTVKKVIAVGLIIVGCVLLNLGDTSHAQPSKDTGVAEAK; translated from the coding sequence ATGAGTTGGGTCTATCTATTAATGGCCATTTTACTAGAGGTGGCTGGAACAACATCCATGAAGCTGTCTGACGGCCTGAGCAAGCCTGTCCCGAGTGTGATGATGTTTATCTTTTATATTTTGTGCTTCTCGTCGCTGAGCCTGGCGCTCAAGGAAATGGAGGTCGGGACAGCCTATGCCATCTGGTCGGGTCTTGGTACAGCAATCATCGCGGTCATTGGTGTGGTGATCTTTAAGGATGCCTTCACTGTCAAAAAAGTAATTGCTGTCGGACTGATCATCGTGGGTTGTGTGCTGTTGAATCTGGGAGACACTTCTCATGCGCAACCTTCCAAAGATACAGGGGTAGCTGAGGCGAAATGA
- a CDS encoding TetR/AcrR family transcriptional regulator, with protein sequence MQERILQCAYHEIETKGVRFTMSDLARRAGVSTKTLYASFPSKEALITKVIEENIEDLRKAEDQILHDPDLDLVEKMRQLLALVPNNFSRTDLRVWYELKRYYPEQWKLIDAFNQQEWEHVRIILEQGVEEGVFRRIQLPILIQIYTGTLNQLIDQQLANQHHVTIGEALDAVIDILLGGIVDSSK encoded by the coding sequence ATGCAGGAGCGTATCCTACAATGCGCCTATCATGAGATTGAGACCAAGGGCGTCCGTTTTACGATGTCCGATTTAGCTCGGCGAGCAGGCGTTAGCACCAAGACGTTGTATGCGAGCTTTCCATCGAAAGAAGCCTTGATTACCAAGGTCATTGAAGAAAACATCGAGGATTTGCGTAAAGCGGAAGATCAGATTTTACACGATCCTGACCTCGATTTGGTAGAGAAGATGCGGCAGCTTCTGGCACTGGTCCCGAACAACTTCTCACGAACGGACCTGCGCGTGTGGTATGAGCTGAAGCGCTACTATCCCGAGCAATGGAAGCTGATCGACGCGTTCAATCAACAGGAGTGGGAGCATGTTCGGATCATTCTGGAGCAAGGGGTAGAGGAAGGCGTGTTTCGTCGTATCCAGCTTCCGATCTTGATCCAGATATATACCGGAACGCTCAACCAGCTAATTGATCAACAGTTAGCGAACCAGCATCATGTGACGATTGGCGAAGCGCTGGATGCCGTCATCGATATTTTACTAGGTGGCATCGTAGATTCTAGTAAGTAG
- a CDS encoding PLP-dependent aminotransferase family protein, with amino-acid sequence MLLTPNWQENDNDPQYVQLYAYLKKEIVAGRLAVSSKLPSVRKLADLLGLSTTPVEMAYQQLLAEGFIQSKPRSGYFVEKLPDPEVKPGADPSIHAIQRPMLRDEREYVYDFHLSRNDFSLFPTMIWRRLYNETLHIDQQENLFYGDPQGEAGLRSQIADYLRRYRGVACSPNQVVIGADQFGLLSLICLMVKPQFQRIGVENPGYLLFANTFRQHGYDVVPISLTEDGINVRELYDSKVRLAAVSSAHQYPRGMIMPISKRLQLLEWAKSVGGYIIEDDYDGEFRYHGRPIPSMQGLLPHANVIYMGSFAQVLAPALGIWYMVLPESLLDTYYNLLRETLLEPSSSRLHQRTMEAFMEKGYFEKHVRKMRKLYRKKHDELLLAVHKHFGKRATVIGADAGFHVLLRVNSERSEEELKKLAIQAGVRASSASFTWLVPPNPLPKEFFLGFAGIPLEKVDSGIEALSQAWFGDC; translated from the coding sequence ATGCTCTTGACCCCAAATTGGCAGGAAAACGACAACGATCCGCAATACGTACAGCTTTATGCCTATTTGAAAAAGGAGATCGTCGCAGGACGCTTGGCGGTGAGTAGCAAGCTGCCATCCGTTCGAAAGCTGGCTGACCTGCTGGGCTTGAGCACGACACCTGTGGAAATGGCATACCAGCAGCTGTTGGCGGAAGGTTTTATCCAGAGCAAACCGCGCAGTGGGTACTTTGTGGAGAAATTGCCTGATCCAGAGGTGAAGCCGGGTGCTGATCCGAGCATACACGCCATCCAGCGGCCCATGCTGCGTGACGAGCGGGAATACGTCTATGACTTTCATCTCTCCCGCAATGATTTTTCGTTATTTCCAACCATGATTTGGCGGCGTTTGTACAATGAGACACTTCACATAGATCAGCAGGAGAATCTTTTTTATGGGGATCCGCAAGGGGAGGCTGGACTCAGGAGCCAAATCGCTGACTACTTGCGCAGGTACAGGGGCGTTGCTTGTTCACCGAATCAAGTGGTGATTGGCGCGGACCAATTTGGCTTGCTGTCCTTGATCTGTTTGATGGTAAAGCCGCAGTTCCAACGCATCGGCGTAGAAAATCCGGGGTATTTGCTGTTTGCCAATACGTTTCGCCAGCACGGCTACGATGTGGTGCCGATCTCACTGACAGAGGATGGAATTAATGTCAGGGAGCTATATGACTCAAAGGTTCGGTTGGCTGCCGTTTCTTCGGCTCATCAATACCCACGTGGGATGATCATGCCCATATCCAAGCGACTGCAATTGCTCGAATGGGCCAAAAGCGTGGGAGGGTACATCATCGAAGACGATTATGACGGAGAGTTTCGTTACCATGGCAGACCGATTCCGTCTATGCAAGGCTTGCTTCCGCATGCGAATGTCATATATATGGGGAGCTTTGCGCAGGTATTGGCGCCTGCACTAGGCATTTGGTACATGGTCTTGCCAGAATCTCTGCTGGATACGTACTACAACCTGCTGCGCGAGACATTGCTGGAACCATCTTCATCCCGACTACATCAGCGGACGATGGAAGCCTTTATGGAAAAAGGATACTTCGAAAAGCATGTCCGTAAAATGCGCAAGCTGTACCGTAAAAAGCATGATGAGCTGCTGCTTGCTGTGCACAAGCATTTTGGCAAAAGAGCGACAGTCATCGGAGCGGATGCGGGCTTTCACGTCTTACTTCGGGTAAACAGCGAGCGAAGCGAGGAGGAGTTGAAAAAGCTGGCGATTCAGGCAGGTGTGAGAGCCTCCTCCGCATCGTTTACATGGCTGGTGCCACCCAATCCCTTGCCAAAAGAGTTTTTTCTCGGCTTCGCGGGCATTCCTTTGGAAAAAGTCGATTCTGGTATCGAGGCACTGAGCCAAGCGTGGTTTGGCGATTGTTGA
- a CDS encoding GNAT family N-acetyltransferase: MFMTQQENTSAAVRFLEGERVFLRPIGTEDTELYFRSLFSKETRMLTGTQKHFTREQIHQYIENKGQDSSSVLLLICLCENDQVIGDVQIGDIDRNNRNAFIRISIDQNAYQGKGYGSEALLLMLDYGFGILNLHRIELNVFAFNERAIHTYEKLGFQREGVQRQALYYNHAYHDSILMSMLADEYRAKYLK; this comes from the coding sequence ATGTTTATGACACAACAAGAAAATACAAGTGCAGCGGTTCGCTTTTTGGAAGGAGAACGTGTCTTTTTGCGACCGATTGGCACGGAAGATACCGAATTATACTTCCGCTCCTTGTTCAGCAAGGAAACGCGTATGCTGACTGGTACACAAAAACATTTCACGCGCGAGCAAATCCACCAGTACATAGAAAACAAAGGCCAAGACTCCTCCAGTGTCCTCTTATTGATCTGCCTGTGTGAAAATGATCAGGTAATTGGCGACGTCCAAATCGGGGATATCGATCGGAATAATCGCAACGCCTTTATCCGAATTTCTATTGATCAAAATGCCTATCAAGGCAAAGGCTACGGAAGCGAAGCCCTTCTGCTGATGCTCGATTATGGTTTTGGCATCCTCAATCTGCACCGCATCGAGCTAAACGTATTCGCCTTTAACGAACGTGCCATCCACACGTATGAAAAGCTCGGCTTCCAACGGGAAGGCGTACAACGACAAGCGCTCTATTACAACCATGCCTATCACGACTCCATTCTCATGTCCATGCTGGCAGATGAGTATCGGGCGAAATATTTAAAATAG
- a CDS encoding erythromycin esterase family protein has protein sequence MKRKLLITLSLFIVLSVLTGFQSASANTLQQSLQSTLVPVSKMELPAKTIIGFGEATHGNKQFTTLKLDIFKHLVEKQGYRVFAIEGDFGGGQKVNEYILGGSGTAKDAAKAIGFTIYHTEEMAALLSWMRTFNEQRDAKDQIHFYGFDMQRYDHNKSGLFAYLKKVDPTLATKYEKLLTNLNDQTVYDQKISLVQEALTHIKSLMEQMKQNQSAYIAKSSVKEYELATAFAESIKQNATLRGTNTNYGNTRDRYMADKVMWILSFEKKHYGRNNLFIAGHNGHIEKTSTSAGLTTCMGAHLAKALGDHYYAIGSEFYESTFLAKDATTNERKAFTVKNSGKDRLAVLFAQTNMADGFLDFAKAKQHQDFYTYLNKAQSISAIGDAFSGWYGKMEKMYTLQMVPAKAFDAIIFVRTATPSVMITD, from the coding sequence ATGAAAAGAAAACTCCTGATCACCCTAAGCTTGTTCATCGTGCTGAGTGTACTGACGGGTTTCCAATCTGCATCAGCCAACACCTTGCAGCAGTCCTTGCAATCTACACTTGTCCCTGTTTCAAAAATGGAGCTTCCTGCAAAAACCATCATCGGTTTTGGAGAAGCTACACATGGCAACAAGCAATTCACTACGCTAAAGTTAGATATTTTTAAGCATTTGGTAGAAAAACAAGGTTATCGCGTATTTGCCATCGAAGGTGATTTTGGCGGTGGACAAAAGGTCAATGAATACATCTTAGGTGGCAGCGGAACTGCGAAGGATGCCGCAAAAGCCATTGGATTTACGATTTACCATACAGAAGAAATGGCCGCCCTTCTCTCTTGGATGCGCACCTTTAATGAGCAACGGGATGCCAAAGATCAAATTCATTTCTATGGCTTTGACATGCAACGCTATGACCATAACAAAAGCGGGCTATTCGCCTATTTGAAAAAAGTTGATCCGACACTCGCAACCAAGTATGAGAAGCTGCTTACGAATCTGAATGATCAGACGGTGTATGATCAAAAGATCTCCCTCGTACAGGAGGCGCTCACCCACATAAAAAGCTTGATGGAGCAGATGAAACAAAACCAATCCGCCTACATCGCCAAAAGCTCTGTGAAAGAATATGAGCTGGCTACTGCCTTCGCAGAATCCATCAAGCAAAACGCTACACTGCGCGGCACAAACACAAACTATGGCAACACCCGTGATCGCTATATGGCGGACAAAGTGATGTGGATTCTATCCTTTGAAAAGAAACATTACGGTCGCAATAACCTGTTCATCGCCGGACATAATGGACACATTGAAAAGACCTCCACTTCCGCAGGACTGACAACCTGCATGGGGGCACATCTCGCAAAAGCCTTGGGGGATCACTATTACGCAATCGGAAGTGAATTCTACGAAAGCACCTTCCTCGCAAAGGACGCCACTACCAATGAGCGCAAAGCATTTACTGTAAAAAATAGTGGCAAAGATCGGCTAGCTGTTTTGTTTGCACAGACAAACATGGCGGATGGATTCCTTGATTTTGCCAAGGCAAAGCAGCATCAGGATTTTTACACCTATCTGAATAAAGCGCAGTCCATCAGTGCAATTGGTGATGCTTTTAGTGGCTGGTATGGAAAAATGGAGAAGATGTATACGTTGCAGATGGTTCCAGCAAAAGCTTTTGATGCGATCATCTTCGTGCGAACGGCTACTCCTTCGGTTATGATAACGGATTAA
- a CDS encoding SRPBCC family protein has product MSLTLSLDFQYKTSMEKLWSALTDANKLTKWMVNVHTGQAMENDFKPVIGHHFQFRTQPTEYWDGIVNGEVLIVEEPHRLSYTWCSGGEEHTVTWTLQDLGDGKVNLHLEQTGISNAQALGGAKYGWSNWCGELEKVLEQ; this is encoded by the coding sequence ATGAGTTTAACATTATCCCTGGATTTTCAGTACAAGACATCGATGGAGAAGCTCTGGTCGGCCTTAACCGATGCAAACAAGCTCACTAAGTGGATGGTCAACGTCCACACCGGACAGGCGATGGAAAATGATTTTAAGCCCGTCATCGGACACCACTTTCAGTTTCGGACTCAGCCGACCGAATATTGGGATGGAATTGTTAACGGTGAAGTGCTAATCGTGGAAGAACCACACCGGCTGTCCTATACTTGGTGCAGTGGAGGAGAGGAGCACACGGTCACCTGGACGTTGCAGGATTTAGGGGACGGAAAGGTTAACCTTCATCTTGAACAAACCGGAATCTCAAATGCTCAAGCACTGGGCGGAGCCAAGTATGGCTGGAGCAATTGGTGCGGCGAGCTTGAAAAGGTATTGGAGCAATAA
- a CDS encoding ArsR/SmtB family transcription factor translates to MSENNPLRDVFDAIADPTRRRLIRLLAEAEEMPLHELTAQFQMGRTAVSKHLTILKEAGLVLDRKVGRETRFRLNAAPLREIQDWLAFYTQFWSTNMLRLNQFLEEEEE, encoded by the coding sequence GTGAGCGAGAATAACCCGTTACGGGATGTGTTTGATGCGATTGCAGATCCAACCAGGCGGCGACTGATTCGCCTGTTAGCAGAGGCAGAGGAGATGCCGCTTCATGAATTAACGGCACAGTTTCAAATGGGGCGTACAGCGGTATCCAAGCATTTGACAATCTTAAAAGAGGCCGGACTGGTACTTGACCGAAAAGTAGGCAGAGAAACGCGATTTAGGCTAAACGCCGCCCCACTTAGAGAAATTCAAGATTGGTTAGCTTTCTATACGCAGTTCTGGAGTACGAATATGTTGCGCTTAAACCAATTTTTAGAGGAGGAAGAAGAATGA